TTCTGGGCCTTACATGGACGGCTGCGGTGTGAGTCACTGCCCAAAGTAGACTATGTAAATGCGTTCGGCCAGCTCGAAGAACTGGTCGCCTGTTTATCGCGTTAAATCTTCCCTTGGAAATCTTCCAGTGCGTGGTCGTTTTTAATTCTATTTATAACTGGCTCGCTATACGAACCGCGCGCGAACCGGAATAAGTAATTGGAAATCGATAGGTCGAACCGAGGCTGAGCGAAAAGACGGATGATTTATAGGGAGGGTAGCCGTTGATCGATAATTAATTATCGCATTAGCGAAGGAAGCTCGTCGAATGGCGGGTGAAGGAAACCGTGGCTGGTCGCGGCGTTTCTTGTTCGACTGGGAGGAAGGGAGGCGCATAAATTTATTCAGGCAAAACAGCCTTGGGGCCTTATGGTCGAGCCGAGGCCAGACAAACGGATGTCTACCTCCGATAGACGCTGGCAGCGTTCGTGCTCGCTCGTGCAGGATCGTGCGCGCTCGTACGGTACCTCGACCAGCCACGCCATCCCCGGGTGAaagtgtccaaggatttcgtaACGAGCAGCCCGATTGCGATTACGTTCGCGACGAGAAATCGTTGGCTCCGTAACGACCGGCACGGTCCGATGCTAATTGGACTCCTTCCTCGGAGACTGCCTCGCAAAAATTCGATAATTAAAGCGATCGCACGAGAGGCTCCAACATTTCCGGTAACGCGCTATCGCTGTTCCAGGCCCATCTCCCTTTTAGATCGTAAATAAGAAGATTTCAGTGGGAAAGAGACGGCTAGAGACGGAAACCGAGAGGCGAAAAGCTGTGTATCTCTACCTTGGCCCGTGACACTTCCCTTTCCTTTTAATTTATTCCTTTCCGCGGAAAGATCTTTCTTCGGCATAGATGTACGTCTTCGATATTTTTAAAGATACCCAAAGTGGAAGCGTTCCGTTTTTTGTAGGAAACTTGTTATCCTTTTCCTTTGCGCAGCGACGATAAGGATCGCGTACGTTACGCGTTTACCGATCCAAAGTACCGTTAATCGTCAACGAGACAGGATGGCGAAGTTCCGCCGTATTTTGCTAATTCTTCCGCATCGAGAAGAAGAACGTTAATAAACTGCGTGATGGAAGAAAACCGGGATAATCGTTAGGGAAGAAGAGCGATAGGAAGGAAAGGGAAACGTGTCGCATGGACGATCGCGATCGCCAGTGACGCCGTTAATCTTTCTGCCGGATCGTTTGGCGGAAGCCACAACTTCCACGGGACTTTGGCCTCATTAGAAAGCCCTAGAGCCGTTCCTCTTCCTCCGGGATAACCGCGGATGCTAATTATAAAACGCGGAATAATGAAATCATCTTACTACGcgcgactcgcgagccggctgaCTTCCTTGAGAACTTTTTCAACCGGGCCTGCGAGAGAAACGCCTTTATTAGCCGCGAGACAACGCTCCCCGAGGAATTAGGCTCGGTGGGATTAGTCGACTAAAGTTATTAAGACAAATTGTCCGCTAATCGTCTCGACCTGCCGTAGCCAacctaacgatctcgaattaCTCCTCGCTCTGCGGCTACCACCTTCCCTCTCGATCCTCTCGATCCTCTCGATCTGCCGTTTCTTCCACCGTTCCTTCCACCGTTCCTCTCTCACGCGTGTCGCGCATCAGCTATTTCGATCGCTCCTATTCTCCAATTACTCCTTTCCCATTCCCATTTCATTCGAAGGAGAAGAACGGGAATTTCGTGGAATCGTTCAGCCAGTgatatattttacaaaaataaatacacgACGTTCAACGTCCTTCCCCGATAGCCACTGGTAAGACGCAACCTATGTACAACCACGATCTATGCCTCGATTACCATCGCATCGTTATTTACACGGTTAATCGTGGGATAAGCGAGAAAGAATCGCGCGAAGGATCTCGCGCGATGTCGCGAGGCGGTTTTCTTCTGCCGTCAGGCTAGAATACCGAAGGACACCGCGATTAGGATCAGGAACGCGTTGGTCGTGTACCTCGAGGAGGAGGAACCGAACGCGTGCTGCGCTAATATCTGACACTGCGAGCTACGGAAATGTTTCACGTTCCCCTCCGAGTCCCTCGCGAGCACGCACAACTCGTACGTTGCCCCGGGGTCCTCGAGATCCTGGATTTTAAGGGACCTCTCGCTGTAAACCAGATCCCTCTCGATGGCAGACTTGCTGCTCCCGGATTCTCGTACCACCGCGTAGAAATCCCCGATATCTTCTCGCGACGTCACGTACCACGTCGCTTTCCAGCTTTTCTCCTCGTCGTTGCTGAAACAAATTTACCATTACGCCATTCGAACGATAGAACGTTACTGTCGTTCCTAGGATACGTACTACTCGATGTTTCGATACTTCACGTCGGGCGTGATGTCGAATTCGTCGGGATAATCTTTCAGTTCTTTATCCGCGCATCCCATCAGATCTTCCGTCACTTCTGACAATAGTTTGTTAGCCAAAAAATGAGGACTCTCGCAGCTAACCTTCGACCATTCCTTTGGCATTTCCGTGTGCGTGGTCAGCCATCTCTTTAAGGGTCTCGTGTGGCAATCGCAGTGCAACGGATTTCCTAACGATCACCCACGTTTATTTCTAGCCTTGCGAGATTTcggaaattctatttttataagGTAACTCTCTCTTACCGTAATACCGAAGTTCTGTCGCGTTTTTTATGATCTTCATGAACATATCGTCGAATACCTCGATCTCGTTGGACTCCACGTCGAGAATCTTCAAATTTGGTAGTGGCAGGATCTTGTTCAGGGGCAGGTAAGACAGACGGTTGTGACTCAGGTACAGATTAGTCAGATTCGTGGGTGGGTCGAAGATATCCGGTTCGGAGAGGTCGTTGATCTCGTTGTAGGAGAGGTCCAGTGTTTGCAACGACGTCAAATTCCCAAGCACGTCTACGGTGTTCGAGAAAAGAACGAAAGAACGTTTGATcgtaattttgagacaccgaTGCTTCTACCATACTCACATCTTCGAATCTCGTTGATGTTATTGTGACTGATGTTCAAAATTTGGACCTTCTTCGTTCCCGTAGTAAGCTCGTAGGTCAACACGGGCATGGTGTTGTACGAGAGATCTATTTCCTTCAATCGATACGGAATCCACGGATCGTTGGGAAACGTTTTCTTCGCGACGAAGGAAATTTTATTGTGACTCAGATTCACTCTCTCTAGAGACAAACAGTCGTCCAGCAGCCCGTGAGTTTTGTTGTCCAGCTTTTCGATCTTGTTATGAGACAGGTCCAGGGTTCTCAAAGAAACGAGACCTTGGAACGCTCCATTCGGGATGCGGGTAAGTCTATTGTTCGTCAGGTTCAACGTCAACAACTGCAGCAACCCCTCGAACGCACGTGTGCTCACGTTTTGTATCTGATTATCGGCTACGTTCAGCTCGAACACTATCGGAAGACGTCCGAATGCGGATTTTCCCAATTCGGTCAGCTGGTTGTCCTGAAATTACGCATTACGCGAAGTCGTGAACGATGCCAATTCGATATATAACGAGATCGTCCAACCTGCATGTAGAGATACTGCAAGCTTGTCAGCGTGCTTAGCGCTTCCCAAGGTGGTCTCGTCATGTTGTTCGATTGCAGATTCAAGGACCTCAAGGTGAGCAAATTTTCGAAGCTTCCGTACTTGAGATTATCGCCTAGTCGATTGGTAGAAAGGTCCAAAGAGAGAAGAGCGTTCATCGCGGGCCACACGTCCGTGGTAGGTATTTCTTGCAGCCAATTCTCGGCAAAGTCTAGACTACCCAGAGAAATAGGCAATTGGAAGATTTTGGTCAATCGATTGTTCCTAACTGTCAGTCTCCTGTAAATTGGCGCGATTTTTATTTAGAAAACGGATTGCCTCGTTCGTCGAGTCGAACCTTTATAAGATATATTCGTCACCTGCAGCTCGACAGTCTAGTTAAACTACCACGGGCAACGTCGTTCAATTGATTGTAACTCATATCCAGGTCCAACAACGTTGGCAGTGGACCAAACGTGGACGGTTTGATCTTCTCCAGCGAGTTATACGAGAGATTCAAGAAACGAAGGCTGAAGAGCGTTTGAAAGACGGCGTTGTGTATTTCGGACAGATTGTTACGAGAGAGGTCGATCGTGTGCAGCTCGTACAGCTTTGGGAACGTTTGCCGTGGCACCGAGTGTATCGAATTATGCGACACGTTGAGAACTTTCAGTCCGGTCATGTTGTGAAGCGGCACCTGCAATAATTAACGATTATTCCGCTGCAGAATTCCGGGGATTCGTTTTGTCGAACTGTTGGTCTCCGAACGACACCTGGTTAAGAGCGGTGAATCGATTGTAACTCAATTGCAGCTCCGTGGCGTAAGTGGTACTGTCGAACGAGTATTTGGAAATATTTTCTAGCCTATTGTGACTTAGGTCCAAGATCGTGATATTCACGCAGTTCTCGAAAGCACCTGGCTCTATCTTCGAAATCTCGTTATGGGATAAATTTATCTTCGCCAGATACAGATCTTTGAAAGAGAGTTTCTCTACGACTGTCACGAAATTTTCGGACACATCTAGCAgctggagaaagagagagagaaagagagggagacaagtaaataaataaagatacaTCTTTGTCGTATGCGCACGTAAATAAACGGCATTCGTACTTCTGCGAATTGCAACTGATTAAACATCTGAAAGTCGATCTTCTTGATAAAATTTCTCGCCAGATCGATGGTACCTATCCTAGTTACAGGTCCAAAGGTCCCCCTTCCGACGTCGTTTATCTGATTGTCGCTTAAATACAGTCTCACGAGGAAACGCATGCCACGAAAGGTATTGGAGTCGAGTTTTCTGATCTTATTGTGACTCAGATTGAGCACTTTCAGCAGCGAGTTCCTCGCGAACGTTCCTCTATACACGATGAAAAGGTACATCGATTAGCCAAACAATCTCGCAAACTATCCCCTACCTTCTTACCTCTTCAAATCTGCAATAGCATTGTGAGACAGGTTGCACCAGCCCATTTTTGTCAAATCGGCCAAATGAGAGCCATCGAGTTTATTAATCAGATTGTGAGACAAGTCCACGTATTCGGTATCCCTCAAACCCTTAAACTGATTTCTCTTAAGCTCCTTGATCTCGTTCCCGTGCAGGTCCAGCCTCTTTAGCTTTTTCAGAGGCGTCAATGCTTCCACGGGTAAAGACGTCAGAGTGCCTGCAACGGAGAATAGAAGGTCAGGGAGACAAATTTCGTCGGTACGGCTCTTTTCGCTTGAAATAATACCGTTACTAATTTCCAATCTCTCGATTTTCGCCGCGGCAGCGCTCTCGGCGAAACTATCCGCCGGCATAGCGGAGATTCGATGGCCAGTGATGCTGAGGATGCTGAGATTCCCTAAAATTTGCAACGCCTGTCGCGGGAACTTCTCCAACATGCTGTTTATCACGTGCAGCTCTTGCAGCGTCCTGTTCACGCCGAGGAAACTGTGTTCCTCGATCAACTTCAACGGGGTATCCACGAACTTTAGCACTCGAACATCCAGCGGATAGAGAGCCGGTCCGTAGAAGCGACCTTCGAACACATCCGGGTAAAGTTGACTCGTTTTATCCTCGAGGAAGAGGAAACTTACCTATGTTGCACTTGAACAAAACGAGTTCCTCGATAGGGCTGCCCTCGTTGCCCAAATTGGAGAAGGCCAAGCTCACACTCGCCAGATTGGTGTTCTCGCAGCGAACGTAAAGTCCTCTGTCGCTGCCGCGAACGCACTCGCAAGGATAGACGTACTTGGGTTCCTTTGGACACCTGAACCGTGGTCCAGGTGGCACGTAGCCGGCCATGATCGCAGGCACCACCAGAGCCCATAATACCAGCGAAAGTATCATCTGCGGAGGAAAAGGATACCGTGGCTCGATTAACGCTTCATTCCCGTTCAGTCGGAACAACCACGCGAGTTGCCTCGATGAAAATTTCAGCCAGGAACAATAAGCCGAAGTTGTAACTTTGATTAGTCACCGATCCTTTTGTAATCGAGCTGTTTTGCGCGAAACGCGAGAAAGTTTTTCCCGCGGTCGGTTGATCCTGCGTTTGATCCATGCCTAGATAACGCGCTTATATATAACATAAGCCAATTACACTCTTCCTCCGATTCGAAACGCGTCCCTACGATCGACTCGCCTTTCCATTTCCCTACTTCTCCTCGAACCCGTGACGCACCGCCTCTAGAAACTTTATCGCGTAATCCAACGAGCGTGTGCGCGCTTTATGcctgaaatatgtttaaatagatGCAAGTCACATGGTGGCGCGACTAATCTGTTCGTGGATCGGCGATCGCAGCACTACGAAGCCAGTAAAAACAAAGAAGTTTCAAAGAGACGAATGACCTCGTTGCCGCTATTATACCTCCATGCTATAACGCCTTTGCGAGGAATCGCGTGTAGACGGTATTATCCGCGTATCTTCCCGAACAGCCTCTCTGCACGACAATTTCCCCGATGCAGCCGCCGCGATCAGAGATCAAGATGAAATCTCTACGGTGTTATCGCGTTAATTAAGATGTCTGTCGGTGTCTCGGGCAGAAAGCCGCGATTATTTCGCAATACCATCGAAACTATGGAAAACCAGCCACGGGATGATGAACTGTTGGCAAGCGAGAGAGATACGTGATCGCTGCTGCATTCCCTGACAGAAAGTGAAATGGCGCTCCGTGATGCGCGGCCGAATGCAAATACTTTCTTTCGAATCGACGGCGTTCGACGAGCAAGCCACTTACGCTCGCGTGTACGCGATCATTTGCGTAAATGAACTTCCTTCTCTTCTCTCGGCTTCTCGAAATCCCGAACCTCGGGGTAGAACATCGAAATAATCGACACGCGATGGACGATTCCACGGCGCGGAAAGTTCTTCGCGAAAAATCCAATAGAGATTCAACCTACGTGTTTGATTCTTAGATCGTTAGCGAGCGTTTACCATAAACAGATTTCACGAGAGGAAAGCGTGGGCTAACGATGTCTCTGGAAcggtatttttattttcatcgatGCGTAAAGGAGAGATGGCTTCATCTGCGAGTACTTAAAGAGGTCAACGAGGAACGCAAAAGCTGTgatggaaatattaaaaaattaacaggAATAAACGGCCGAAATTTCAAAGCTGGAAAGTTACGCTCGCGGGGCCCACTAACCCAAGGAACAAATGGGCATGCTTTATTACGGTTCCAGTAATCTAGTAATTCAGCGAGCGAGAAGGTAAAAAGAAAAGCGCGGTGATCTAGTTTCGCTGCACGTTTATGCAACGTTCGGAACATAATACGAGTCTTCCATGACAGCTGACCATAAATGCGAAATGTATACCGCGAGCGGGTACTCGCTGCAAAGccctgaaattctattttgtgaaATTATGCAATTCAGGCCTTGGCAAATGTGCCGGGTAAACTTGTATAATAGGAAATAGGTAGTTTGTACGGAGGAATAGACGGATAGACGGACTGGAAACGAAAACGTTTAGTCCTTTCACTTCTGGTGAACCGACCCTAGCGTGGAGCGACAGGCAATGAACCGAATCACTTGGATTTCAGgcttgcattagaaaaattccTTGCACCGGTTCTGTTGACGTAACTACAACGTTAACATATGATATTTCGATCGTTGCGAAACCGATCCTCGATCCGTTCGTCGATCGAAAAGAAGACGAAAGAACGATTCGAAGTAGAGGATTTCGTTGGAGAGATTTAAAACAGAAGCGCAAACCCGCGACTCCTTGAATAATTAAGAAGAAATTTCAGTTCGTGAGAAGGAAACTCTTTCCGTTCTCTGATCTCGGAAGAAATAATTAATGCGCAAAGAAAATACAATAAACCATGCTCCACTTTCCGTAGCCAATTAATGTTACTATGACAGCGTGGCAAGGGAAAGCTCGAAGTCTCTAGAATAACGCGGATCCTTGTAATTTCCATTCCATATTTGTCTATACTCGAATATGTTTTTTCGATCCGCCGTGACAGCGGAGAACAACAACGCACCTTCGGCGCgtgtttttttctttcttttgttCTACGCGAAGCGAGTCCAAGGATATTTTCATTTCACCAGCTGCCCTTGTGGCCACGGTTTTCTGCCAGGTAATATTAGGAAAAATGCGATCTCTCTCGGAGAACCGGATACGTTCTCGCGTGATCGATGAAATCGATGCGGAGCGAGAtgaaaaattgtcattgtttatGTCAGatgagaacgcgaattgaaAGCCGAGGAGAAATCGAACGGCCTCGCGGTGAAAGAAGAAGGATTAAACGAAAAGTACTATCAGAAGCGTAACCGGTATATCTCTATCCACGCATTGAAATCACTACTCACTGAGGCTAGCAGATGACGCACAAACGCACGTGGAATCCCACTCTGAATCACCACCGCGATTTTATTTAACTCTGTCAAAAAAGACAAAGTTTACGTTCCCGTCTCTATCATCCGAACCGCTAAATCGTAGTTTCTATCTAGGATTAAGTACCTTACCGCACTTCACCCGAAATCGTTTCGAAAGCACGATGACAGCGGTCGGTTTTAGGACAACCTGGTTCCCTGGTCACATATTCCTCGTCCGATCGATTCGTGGCTGTTGTTTACGCGCGCGAGCCCGGAATGCCGAAGGAGAtgggaagaaaaagaagaagaggagattCACGTGAACGTTTCACCGTATATCTTCAAGACATTCTGCGGGTGGTTGCTGGATGAGGATGCCGTGAAAACTGAGCCGTGGCTCGAAGCTAAAGAGAAAGGAGGCTCGAGAAGTTAGGCCTCCCTCATTGGCAGTTGATACGCGCTGTCCTTTCGTGGACACGCGGTTCTCGGACTCTAAACCCTGAACATTTCTACGGGATGGGGACGTAAAGGTTGCGCTCGATTGGTTCATCGGCTTCCAGGAGCGTATCAAAGCTGCGCTTCTCTCGGTTCCCTCTCGATCGACGACGATACTCGTTCTTCGGGTTCGAATTCGAATCAATTGTTTCATACGAAACGTCGACACAGTCGTGTAACGATCTACGATTAGGAAGATTAatagtattattttatttacacGTTCTCGTAAAGTCTTCCAAGTCGAGGAACCATCTGACGAAAACGTATGCGAGATAGAGGAAAGTCCGAGACCGCTGTCTGGGATTGGTCGACGCTGGTGAAAGTCACTCGAAACACGGTCTCCGACTTCTTTATAAACCAGTGACATCTGTTGGTAAGCGAAAATATTTTAGAAAGATTTCCAATCGATGCGATAGTTTAAACAAATTCCTCCTGTTGAATAAAACACGCGAACGACACGTTGCGTGGATGTTGATTTTTACATAATGTTTCTAGCAAAAGTAACAGAGCGTGTGGATTATTAGAAATGCTAAATCATCTCGATTAACATCGGCTAATTATCGTAATTCCAAAGAAAATCAAGacgaatattttaattgaattaCACGTTGCTGACTAACATTGTGCGAATGTAAGTTCCATTGAGAAAATTATAGCGTTTTGTAATAAAAGTATAATAGAATAGGAGTTATTCTgagagaaaaatttttatttgcgcTTGTGTATTACCGTGCAACTCACCGATGCAGCCAACGCTGCGTATACACGAGGCCCGAGGAACGGCACGACCTCATTTGCTCAACAGTCCTCGTATTGAACGCATCGCAAAGTTAATTACCGTAATTTCGCAACACGAACACTGtgaaagatttttttatttactcgTTAATACAAACCAAATATCGCGAACAACGGCGGTACCTTTATTCTGACTCGCgtaaataattatattcaataaattccaaataaataaatttatcatCGATACAACGAGTGGGAGGAAAAGAATTGAAATTCTTCGGAAATTTAAGAAGAGAAATAAATTCATCCAATCTTCGTTATCATCTAGTGCGCTCTACAAACTGTaagttgcaattttttattcGCATAAATAAGATAATTTGACGTTGGTAATTTAGA
This window of the Lasioglossum baleicum unplaced genomic scaffold, iyLasBale1 scaffold1294, whole genome shotgun sequence genome carries:
- the LOC143220619 gene encoding uncharacterized protein LOC143220619, producing the protein MILSLVLWALVVPAIMAGYVPPGPRFRCPKEPKYVYPCECVRGSDRGLYVRCENTNLASVSLAFSNLGNEGSPIEELVLFKCNIGRFYGPALYPLDVRVLKFVDTPLKLIEEHSFLGVNRTLQELHVINSMLEKFPRQALQILGNLSILSITGHRISAMPADSFAESAAAAKIERLEISNGTLTSLPVEALTPLKKLKRLDLHGNEIKELKRNQFKGLRDTEYVDLSHNLINKLDGSHLADLTKMGWCNLSHNAIADLKRGTFARNSLLKVLNLSHNKIRKLDSNTFRGMRFLVRLYLSDNQINDVGRGTFGPVTRIGTIDLARNFIKKIDFQMFNQLQFAELLDVSENFVTVVEKLSFKDLYLAKINLSHNEISKIEPGAFENCVNITILDLSHNRLENISKYSFDSTTYATELQLSYNRFTALNQVPLHNMTGLKVLNVSHNSIHSVPRQTFPKLYELHTIDLSRNNLSEIHNAVFQTLFSLRFLNLSYNSLEKIKPSTFGPLPTLLDLDMSYNQLNDVARGSLTRLSSCRRLTVRNNRLTKIFQLPISLGSLDFAENWLQEIPTTDVWPAMNALLSLDLSTNRLGDNLKYGSFENLLTLRSLNLQSNNMTRPPWEALSTLTSLQYLYMQDNQLTELGKSAFGRLPIVFELNVADNQIQNVSTRAFEGLLQLLTLNLTNNRLTRIPNGAFQGLVSLRTLDLSHNKIEKLDNKTHGLLDDCLSLERVNLSHNKISFVAKKTFPNDPWIPYRLKEIDLSYNTMPVLTYELTTGTKKVQILNISHNNINEIRRYVLGNLTSLQTLDLSYNEINDLSEPDIFDPPTNLTNLYLSHNRLSYLPLNKILPLPNLKILDVESNEIEVFDDMFMKIIKNATELRYYGNPLHCDCHTRPLKRWLTTHTEMPKEWSKVSCESPHFLANKLLSEVTEDLMGCADKELKDYPDEFDITPDVKYRNIEYNDEEKSWKATWYVTSREDIGDFYAVVRESGSSKSAIERDLVYSERSLKIQDLEDPGATYELCVLARDSEGNVKHFRSSQCQILAQHAFGSSSSRYTTNAFLILIAVSFGILA